The following proteins are co-located in the [Pasteurella] mairii genome:
- the ppiB1 gene encoding peptidyl-prolyl cis-trans isomerase B, translating to MITLHTNFGDIKIALNHEKAPITAENFLNYCKEGFYNNTIFHRVIDGFMIQGGGMEVGMREKNTKAPIQNEAGNGLSNKRGSIAMARTSDPHSASAQFFINVADNTFLDHRKKEMFGKTVVQEWGYAVFGEVVEGMDVVDKIKGVKTGNKGFHQDVPVEDVIITSVTVE from the coding sequence ATGATCACATTACACACCAATTTCGGCGATATTAAAATTGCCTTAAATCATGAGAAAGCGCCAATTACAGCGGAAAACTTCTTAAATTACTGCAAAGAGGGTTTCTATAATAACACAATTTTCCACCGTGTTATTGACGGATTTATGATTCAAGGCGGAGGAATGGAAGTCGGGATGCGCGAAAAAAATACTAAAGCGCCGATCCAAAATGAAGCCGGCAACGGGTTAAGCAACAAACGTGGTAGCATTGCTATGGCGCGTACTTCCGATCCGCATTCTGCCAGCGCACAATTTTTTATTAATGTGGCGGATAATACCTTCTTGGATCACCGTAAAAAAGAAATGTTCGGTAAAACTGTGGTGCAAGAATGGGGCTATGCGGTATTTGGCGAAGTGGTTGAAGGTATGGACGTGGTCGATAAAATCAAAGGCGTGAAAACCGGCAATAAAGGTTTCCATCAAGATGTGCCGGTGGAAGATGTGATTATCACGTCTGTGACGGTAGAATAG
- a CDS encoding membrane protein, producing MQLRIGDLCCGCYKGVMTLTLLLLFSSALVLFMLFDDEQLRLYQGINAQRQLFVQQSLALQHISQQQKENLCTQLSLDNDLNTQQIVFERGAQADRLSQYMWCGRQRLFKQAPKKGVSAGEYAQLIQSEFLPHFKTELALPPAVLPKKLSDTLYWFDATQTEWELKGNVRGIVVAEGDLTISGKGKISGALITGGKLTLAESVTVSYRKATVTKLVRRYSRWRLEEKSWYDFKPL from the coding sequence ATGCAATTGCGTATCGGTGATCTTTGTTGTGGGTGTTATAAAGGCGTGATGACCTTAACCTTATTGCTCTTATTCAGCTCTGCTTTAGTGTTGTTTATGTTATTTGACGACGAACAATTGCGTTTATATCAAGGGATCAACGCGCAGCGTCAACTTTTTGTACAACAAAGTTTGGCATTACAACATATCAGCCAGCAACAAAAAGAAAACCTTTGCACGCAATTGAGCTTGGATAATGATCTCAATACGCAGCAAATTGTGTTTGAGCGAGGCGCGCAGGCAGATCGACTTTCGCAATATATGTGGTGTGGGCGACAACGGTTGTTTAAACAAGCGCCGAAAAAGGGCGTTTCAGCGGGAGAATATGCGCAATTAATTCAGTCAGAATTTCTACCGCACTTTAAGACGGAGTTAGCCTTACCGCCGGCGGTATTGCCGAAAAAACTAAGTGATACACTTTATTGGTTTGATGCAACACAAACCGAATGGGAGTTGAAGGGGAATGTACGAGGTATCGTGGTGGCGGAAGGGGATTTAACGATTTCTGGCAAGGGCAAAATTAGTGGTGCCTTGATTACCGGTGGAAAGTTAACACTCGCAGAGAGCGTCACCGTGAGCTATCGAAAAGCCACAGTGACAAAATTAGTACGTCGTTATAGTCGTTGGCGTTTAGAGGAGAAAAGTTGGTATGATTTTAAACCGCTGTAA
- the cysS gene encoding cysteinyl-tRNA synthetase: MLKIFNTLTREKEIFKPIQQNKVGMYVCGVTVYDLCHIGHGRTFVCFDVIARYLRYLGYELTYVRNITDVDDKIIKRALENKETCEQLVDRMVVEMYRDFDALNILRPDFEPRATHHIPEIIDIVEKLIQKGHAYVAQNGDVMFDVESFSQYGRLSRQDLSQLQAGARVEISEIKKNPMDFVLWKMSKANEPSWASPWGAGRPGWHIECSAMNSKQLGEHFDIHGGGSDLMFPHHENEIAQSCCAHEGEYVNYWIHSGMIMVDKEKMSKSLGNFFTIRDVLSHYDAESVRYFLLTAHYRSQLNYSEENLNLAHGALERLYTALRGTDKSAVAFGGENFVAAFSEAMDDDFNTPNAISVLFEMARDVNKLKAEDMAKANALAARLRELANILGLLEQDPEDFLQAGSNDDEVAKIEALIQQRNAARAAKDWASADAARNALTTMGIVLEDGANGTTWRKA, from the coding sequence ATGCTAAAAATATTTAATACATTAACCAGAGAAAAAGAAATTTTTAAACCGATTCAGCAAAATAAAGTCGGAATGTATGTGTGCGGCGTGACCGTTTATGATCTTTGCCATATCGGGCATGGCAGAACCTTTGTTTGTTTCGACGTGATCGCCCGCTACTTGCGTTATTTGGGCTATGAATTAACCTATGTGCGCAATATTACCGACGTGGACGATAAAATCATCAAGCGCGCCTTAGAAAATAAAGAAACTTGCGAACAATTGGTCGATCGCATGGTGGTGGAAATGTATCGCGATTTTGACGCCTTAAATATTTTACGTCCGGACTTTGAACCGCGCGCAACCCACCATATTCCAGAAATCATTGATATTGTTGAAAAATTAATTCAAAAAGGTCATGCCTACGTCGCGCAAAACGGGGATGTGATGTTTGATGTGGAAAGTTTCAGCCAATACGGACGCCTTTCTCGCCAAGATTTAAGCCAATTGCAAGCCGGCGCGCGCGTGGAAATTTCGGAAATTAAGAAAAATCCGATGGATTTCGTGTTGTGGAAAATGTCCAAAGCCAATGAACCGAGCTGGGCTTCACCTTGGGGTGCAGGACGTCCCGGTTGGCATATCGAATGCTCGGCAATGAACAGCAAACAACTTGGCGAACATTTTGATATTCACGGTGGCGGTTCAGATTTGATGTTCCCGCACCATGAAAATGAAATTGCACAATCTTGCTGCGCTCATGAAGGTGAATATGTCAATTATTGGATCCATTCCGGTATGATCATGGTAGATAAAGAAAAAATGTCAAAATCCCTTGGCAATTTCTTCACCATTCGTGATGTGTTGTCCCATTATGACGCGGAAAGTGTACGCTATTTCTTGTTGACTGCCCATTATCGCAGCCAGTTAAATTACAGCGAAGAAAACTTAAATCTGGCACATGGCGCGCTAGAGCGTTTATATACTGCGTTGCGTGGCACAGATAAAAGTGCGGTCGCTTTTGGCGGAGAAAATTTTGTCGCCGCATTTAGCGAAGCTATGGATGATGATTTTAATACGCCGAATGCGATTTCAGTGCTGTTTGAAATGGCGCGCGACGTCAATAAATTAAAAGCGGAAGATATGGCAAAAGCAAACGCGTTGGCAGCAAGATTACGCGAATTAGCCAATATTTTAGGTTTGTTGGAACAAGATCCGGAAGATTTTTTACAAGCGGGATCCAACGATGACGAAGTGGCAAAAATCGAAGCCTTAATCCAACAACGCAATGCTGCGCGCGCTGCGAAAGATTGGGCAAGCGCAGATGCCGCGCGCAATGCTTTGACAACCATGGGAATTGTGTTAGAAGATGGCGCCAACGGAACAACATGGCGTAAAGCGTAA
- the recC gene encoding exodeoxyribonuclease V gamma subunit: MFTVYYSNQLDVQKDILLYLMAQKPLQDPFCAEVILVQSPGMAQWLQWQIAETKGIAANFAFPMPASFIWQQYAENLTNVSQQSEFNKDYLRWRLMRLIPNYLSQAEFEPLRHYLAHAPQTEQQKLYALACRIADLFDQYLVYRPDWIAAWEALQDEKIIQQIKLQQPQLSAQIQQHIAWQGILWRALVAEIKGENPQQPAVHRAELQQQFLHQLTSGKVKNLPARIFVFGISALPKVYLETLNAISQHCDVHLFFNNGCREYWGDLVDPSYWQKLRQRSRLTHETQQKVRWISEQKFEQVQAQQVEHTYDNEILQVGHPLLASWGKLGRDFLHLLTQTEANEIEAYVAQFEPHLLGQVQQQIFHLQPSGTQPLHWSEQDRSLSIHSCYSPMREVEALKDYLLHLFNQDRQLTPKDIVVMVADIDRYTPYIRAVFGQQRHQPFAQTLPFSISDNKLSENDVIISSFLRLLTLKESLFGAEEVLAFLDVPAIRRKFAIELDELTHIHYWVEHSGIRYGLEKQTDNYNAWQAGLERMLLGYAMREENGIWQDSLAFDSTYSLSGQLVGKLAQFIERLSHWQQIIQHSYAVDAWRAHLIDMIDGFFSDEREDAETLWYLKDRIAELAQQIESTHFSAPLELEVISEVMNTNLQDNPNNLRFLAGKINFCTLLPMRSIPFKVVCLLGMNENDYPRQQVSHSFDLMQYHHLKGDRLRRDDDRYLFLEALLSAQEKLYISYVGRSIIDDSPLEPSVLVSQLLDYLSENLHLGAPSLEQQAWKKRLVKQHPMTAFSPQNFVGNDRTFARQWLPVANKAYCEVQDFIQPLPNTAFHLEIDVAQLVGFVQNPVKYFFEKQLGVYFEQAEKGIAENENFELNHLDKYHINEALLYCDVSQREQFFAKLRVKGVMPRGNFAQIYRDKLSRELSGLQQKIAGYLAQEHQSVPIHLHFDTTQGNVSLLGQLDHLYPMGEHWQRVKWRVGKLRDKDVIENWVYFLLQCASQEMAEEALFFSKDKRMRFKTVEKTTALQQLQCYIEAFVAAQQQLQPVIMLNIADYLAKMAKNSSATQNAPESAVDFSLVLDFIAKIAEKDPYWQRLYEQMSWTPAQLNAIDEATRNWFVLMLANAQIENYD; this comes from the coding sequence GTGTTTACTGTTTATTATTCCAATCAACTTGACGTACAAAAAGACATTTTGCTGTATTTAATGGCACAAAAACCATTACAGGATCCCTTTTGCGCTGAAGTGATTTTGGTGCAAAGCCCAGGCATGGCACAATGGTTGCAATGGCAAATTGCTGAAACAAAAGGTATTGCGGCAAATTTCGCCTTTCCTATGCCCGCCAGTTTTATTTGGCAACAATATGCAGAAAACCTCACCAATGTGAGTCAACAGTCGGAATTTAACAAAGATTATTTGCGTTGGCGTTTAATGCGCCTCATTCCAAATTATTTATCACAAGCGGAATTTGAGCCATTGCGCCATTATCTCGCCCATGCACCGCAAACGGAACAACAAAAATTGTATGCCTTGGCTTGTCGAATTGCCGATTTGTTTGACCAATATTTGGTGTATCGTCCCGATTGGATTGCCGCGTGGGAAGCGCTGCAAGATGAAAAAATTATCCAACAAATCAAATTGCAGCAACCGCAACTTTCCGCACAAATTCAACAACATATTGCATGGCAAGGCATTTTATGGCGCGCGTTAGTGGCAGAAATCAAAGGCGAAAATCCACAGCAACCAGCGGTACACCGCGCTGAATTGCAGCAACAATTTTTACATCAATTGACGTCAGGAAAGGTGAAGAATTTACCAGCGCGCATTTTTGTGTTTGGCATTTCTGCGTTGCCTAAAGTATATTTGGAGACACTCAACGCCATCAGCCAACATTGCGATGTGCATTTGTTTTTTAACAATGGATGTCGCGAATATTGGGGCGATTTAGTGGATCCGAGCTATTGGCAAAAATTGCGTCAACGTTCTCGCCTTACTCATGAAACGCAGCAAAAAGTGCGGTGGATTTCTGAACAGAAATTTGAGCAAGTGCAAGCGCAGCAAGTGGAACATACTTACGATAACGAAATATTGCAAGTGGGACATCCGCTGCTTGCTTCTTGGGGCAAGCTGGGGCGCGATTTTCTGCATTTGCTTACCCAAACGGAAGCTAATGAAATTGAAGCCTATGTCGCGCAATTTGAGCCGCATTTGTTGGGGCAAGTACAACAACAGATTTTTCATTTACAGCCGAGCGGAACCCAACCGTTACATTGGTCTGAACAAGATCGTTCGTTGAGTATCCATTCTTGCTACAGCCCAATGCGCGAAGTGGAAGCGTTAAAAGATTATTTGTTGCATTTATTTAATCAAGACCGCCAACTGACGCCGAAAGATATTGTGGTGATGGTGGCGGATATTGATCGCTATACGCCTTATATTCGCGCGGTATTTGGGCAACAACGTCATCAACCTTTTGCCCAAACGCTCCCGTTTTCCATTTCTGATAATAAATTGTCGGAAAACGATGTCATTATTTCCAGTTTTTTACGTTTATTAACTCTCAAAGAAAGCCTGTTTGGCGCGGAAGAAGTATTGGCATTTCTCGATGTGCCGGCAATCCGCCGCAAATTTGCGATTGAATTGGATGAGTTAACCCATATTCACTACTGGGTTGAACATTCCGGCATTCGCTACGGATTGGAGAAGCAAACGGACAATTATAACGCTTGGCAAGCCGGCTTAGAGCGGATGTTGCTGGGATACGCCATGCGCGAGGAAAACGGGATTTGGCAAGATAGCCTTGCCTTTGATAGCACCTATAGTTTAAGCGGGCAATTAGTCGGCAAGTTGGCGCAATTTATTGAACGTTTATCCCATTGGCAACAAATTATTCAGCACAGTTATGCAGTGGATGCATGGCGAGCGCATCTTATTGACATGATCGACGGATTTTTTAGCGACGAGCGTGAGGATGCGGAAACTCTGTGGTATTTAAAAGATCGCATTGCCGAATTGGCGCAACAAATTGAAAGCACACATTTTTCCGCGCCGCTGGAGCTTGAAGTGATTTCGGAGGTGATGAATACTAATTTGCAGGATAATCCGAATAATTTGCGTTTTTTAGCCGGCAAAATTAACTTTTGTACCTTGCTGCCAATGCGCTCCATCCCTTTCAAAGTAGTTTGTTTATTGGGCATGAACGAAAATGATTATCCGCGCCAACAGGTTTCGCACAGCTTTGATTTGATGCAATATCATCATCTTAAAGGTGATCGCCTGCGCCGCGATGATGATCGGTATTTATTTTTAGAAGCGTTGTTATCGGCGCAAGAGAAATTATATATCAGCTACGTCGGGCGGTCGATTATTGACGATTCGCCATTGGAACCGTCGGTATTGGTTAGTCAGTTATTGGATTATTTGAGCGAGAATTTGCACTTAGGTGCTCCGTCGCTAGAACAACAAGCGTGGAAAAAACGTTTAGTAAAACAACATCCGATGACCGCATTTAGCCCGCAAAACTTTGTTGGAAATGACCGCACTTTTGCGCGGCAATGGTTACCGGTGGCAAATAAAGCCTATTGTGAAGTACAAGATTTTATCCAACCTTTGCCGAATACCGCCTTTCATCTGGAAATCGATGTGGCACAATTGGTGGGGTTTGTGCAAAACCCCGTGAAATATTTCTTTGAAAAACAACTTGGCGTGTATTTTGAACAAGCAGAAAAAGGCATTGCGGAAAATGAAAATTTTGAGTTAAATCATTTGGATAAATATCATATTAATGAAGCGTTATTATATTGTGATGTGTCGCAACGCGAGCAATTTTTTGCTAAATTGCGCGTAAAAGGCGTCATGCCTCGAGGGAATTTTGCTCAAATTTACCGCGATAAATTAAGCCGCGAGTTAAGCGGGCTGCAACAAAAAATAGCGGGTTATTTGGCGCAAGAACATCAATCGGTGCCGATCCATTTGCACTTTGACACGACACAAGGCAACGTGAGTTTGCTTGGTCAGTTGGATCATTTATATCCGATGGGCGAACATTGGCAGCGGGTAAAATGGCGTGTAGGGAAATTGCGTGATAAAGATGTGATTGAAAATTGGGTGTATTTTTTATTGCAATGTGCCAGCCAAGAGATGGCGGAAGAAGCCTTATTTTTTAGCAAAGACAAGCGTATGCGCTTTAAAACTGTGGAAAAAACGACCGCGCTTCAACAGTTGCAATGCTATATTGAGGCGTTTGTTGCGGCTCAACAACAGTTGCAGCCGGTGATTATGCTAAATATCGCGGATTATTTGGCTAAGATGGCAAAAAACTCAAGTGCAACGCAAAATGCGCCGGAAAGTGCGGTGGATTTTTCGTTAGTTTTGGATTTTATAGCGAAAATCGCGGAAAAAGATCCGTATTGGCAACGTTTGTATGAACAAATGTCATGGACGCCGGCGCAGTTAAATGCCATAGATGAGGCGACGAGAAATTGGTTTGTGCTCATGCTTGCGAATGCGCAAATCGAAAATTATGATTAA
- a CDS encoding membrane protein: protein MILNRCNTMGYHLHHPNAISYRGMNFTSLLVTLTLFSGIFLTINQWTSHQRQSAVQIYQVSQAIQISENQQQRRLAKLPCQPQVQQNGLIFKVKCEASAVRVSYAGGEIKLTID from the coding sequence ATGATTTTAAACCGCTGTAATACCATGGGTTACCACTTACATCACCCCAATGCTATTAGTTATCGCGGCATGAATTTTACTTCCTTATTGGTGACATTAACCTTGTTTAGTGGTATTTTTCTGACCATCAATCAATGGACATCGCACCAGCGTCAAAGTGCGGTGCAAATTTATCAGGTTTCTCAAGCGATACAAATTAGCGAAAACCAGCAGCAACGCCGGTTGGCAAAGCTGCCTTGTCAGCCTCAAGTACAACAAAACGGGCTGATATTTAAGGTTAAATGCGAGGCATCGGCGGTTCGCGTCAGTTACGCTGGCGGAGAAATCAAGTTAACCATCGACTAA